One region of Verrucomicrobiota bacterium genomic DNA includes:
- the fusA gene encoding elongation factor G — translation MSDISKYRNIGIFAHVDAGKTTTTERILMLTGRIHKMGEVHDGAATTDFMEQEQERGITIQSAATTCFWDDHRFNIIDTPGHVDFTIEVYRSLKVLDGGIGVFCGSGGVEPQSETNWRYANDSKVARLIYVNKLDRIGADFYRVVDQVKNVLGATPLVMVLPIGTESDLKGIVDLLTRKAWVWDDSGNPLNYEITDVPADMVEKVEEYREKLIETAVEQDDEVMEAYLEGNEPDIETLKKCIRKGTINLSFFPTYCGSSFKNKGVQPLLNGVVDYLPAPTEVPPQPEIDLEGNETGEFAVVSDSEPLRALAFKIMDDKYGALTFTRLYSGTIAKGQSVLNTATGKTERIGRIIEMHADDRSEIDTAKAGDIVALLGMKSVQTGHTLCDPNDPATLEPMIFPDPVISIAVQANDKGNAEKLSVALGKMVSEDPSFRVETDEDSGETILKGMGELHLDIKVDILKRTHGVEVSVGEPQVAYRETITREFTDSYTHKKQSGGAGQFAKIDYTLTPLDPGSGFEFESKVVGGNVPREFWPAVEKGFRNSVEKGVMAGYPCLDFKVTLSDGAFHAVDSSAVAFETAARAAYRQTVPKAAPEILEPIMKVDVFCGDDKMGDVIGDLNRRRGVILSQEPAASGVRIKAETPLSEMFGYIGALRTMTSGRGQFSMEFSHYASTPKNISDLVVKKAQELEAAKK, via the coding sequence ATGAGCGACATATCCAAATACCGGAACATCGGCATCTTCGCACACGTTGACGCCGGCAAAACGACTACGACCGAGCGTATTCTCATGCTAACCGGCCGGATCCACAAAATGGGCGAGGTGCATGATGGTGCGGCAACGACCGATTTCATGGAGCAGGAACAAGAGCGCGGGATCACCATCCAGTCGGCCGCAACGACCTGTTTCTGGGACGACCACCGTTTCAACATTATTGACACTCCGGGTCACGTTGACTTCACGATTGAGGTCTACCGTTCGCTTAAAGTTCTAGACGGTGGAATTGGCGTCTTCTGCGGTTCTGGAGGCGTTGAGCCCCAGTCCGAGACCAATTGGCGTTACGCAAACGATTCAAAGGTAGCTCGCCTGATCTACGTCAACAAACTAGACCGCATTGGAGCCGACTTTTACCGAGTGGTCGACCAGGTGAAAAACGTTCTCGGGGCGACGCCTCTTGTCATGGTGCTGCCCATTGGAACGGAAAGCGACCTGAAAGGGATCGTTGATCTTCTTACCCGGAAAGCATGGGTGTGGGACGATTCCGGAAATCCGCTCAACTATGAAATCACGGATGTTCCCGCAGATATGGTCGAAAAAGTGGAGGAGTATCGTGAGAAGTTGATCGAAACTGCTGTCGAACAGGACGACGAGGTTATGGAGGCCTATCTCGAAGGAAATGAACCCGATATCGAGACACTCAAGAAGTGTATTCGAAAAGGAACCATTAATCTGTCGTTCTTCCCCACGTACTGCGGATCGTCTTTCAAGAACAAAGGGGTTCAGCCCCTTTTGAATGGCGTAGTAGATTACCTTCCTGCACCAACTGAGGTCCCACCTCAGCCAGAAATCGATCTGGAAGGGAATGAAACGGGTGAGTTTGCAGTGGTCTCCGACAGTGAGCCGCTCCGGGCTTTGGCGTTCAAAATCATGGACGACAAGTATGGAGCTCTCACCTTTACCCGCCTCTACTCGGGCACAATCGCCAAGGGCCAATCCGTCCTCAATACGGCCACCGGCAAAACCGAGCGTATCGGACGCATTATCGAAATGCATGCCGATGATCGAAGTGAGATCGATACTGCCAAAGCAGGTGACATTGTAGCACTTCTCGGCATGAAGTCTGTTCAGACCGGTCACACTCTCTGTGATCCAAACGATCCAGCGACTCTCGAGCCTATGATCTTTCCCGATCCGGTGATCTCGATCGCGGTTCAGGCGAACGACAAAGGAAATGCAGAAAAGCTGTCAGTCGCCCTCGGCAAAATGGTTTCTGAGGACCCGTCCTTCCGCGTGGAAACCGATGAGGACTCCGGAGAGACCATTTTGAAGGGAATGGGTGAGCTTCACCTGGACATCAAGGTGGACATCCTTAAGCGCACACACGGCGTCGAAGTTTCCGTGGGTGAACCGCAGGTGGCTTACCGGGAAACCATCACCCGAGAGTTCACTGACTCCTACACGCACAAGAAGCAGTCCGGTGGTGCAGGTCAGTTTGCCAAGATCGACTACACCCTAACGCCACTTGATCCGGGATCCGGTTTCGAATTCGAGTCCAAGGTTGTTGGAGGAAACGTTCCGCGCGAGTTCTGGCCTGCAGTCGAGAAGGGCTTCAGAAACTCGGTAGAAAAGGGCGTTATGGCCGGATATCCCTGCCTCGATTTCAAGGTGACTTTAAGCGATGGAGCTTTCCACGCGGTGGACTCGTCAGCGGTCGCTTTCGAAACGGCTGCCAGAGCAGCTTACCGTCAAACAGTTCCGAAAGCCGCCCCAGAAATCCTAGAACCGATCATGAAGGTCGACGTGTTCTGTGGTGACGATAAGATGGGCGACGTGATCGGCGATTTGAATCGACGTCGCGGGGTCATCCTGAGCCAGGAACCGGCAGCATCAGGAGTCAGGATCAAAGCGGAAACCCCGCTGAGTGAGATGTTTGGCTACATCGGTGCGTTACGCACAATGACTTCGGGCCGTGGTCAGTTCTCTATGGAGTTCTCTCACTACGCATCGACCCCGAAGAACATCTCCGATCTGGTTGTCAAGAAGGCCCAAGAGCTCGAGGCGGCCAAAAAGTAA
- a CDS encoding metal ABC transporter ATP-binding protein, which yields MSDRKKGCLRVENLTVHYQKNCALKNVSFSAESGESVAIIGRNGAGKSTLLKAIAGLIQGVSGEIHWNESKLTKEAIRSLLSYLPQREEIDWNFPITVQGLVEMGLYSKAGSWGKFSKRHRNAADEAIDKMGLKDLTKRRIGELSGGQQQRAFLARAVAGGATLFLLDEPFSGLDPSASETLSQILVSLVQEGSLLLASHHDLPSIPQTFQKTLLLRTEQIGFGVSSEILSQTTLKEF from the coding sequence ATGAGTGACCGAAAGAAGGGGTGCTTACGGGTGGAGAACCTAACCGTCCACTATCAGAAGAACTGTGCGCTAAAGAATGTCTCATTTTCCGCAGAAAGTGGAGAATCCGTTGCCATTATCGGTCGGAACGGTGCTGGCAAAAGCACTCTTTTGAAAGCCATCGCTGGTCTCATTCAAGGGGTAAGCGGAGAGATCCATTGGAACGAGTCGAAGTTGACCAAGGAAGCGATCCGTAGTCTGCTCTCCTACCTTCCGCAGCGCGAGGAGATCGACTGGAACTTTCCGATCACCGTTCAGGGCCTTGTTGAAATGGGTCTATACTCGAAAGCCGGTTCCTGGGGAAAGTTTTCGAAAAGACACCGGAACGCAGCAGACGAAGCCATCGACAAAATGGGACTCAAGGATCTGACAAAAAGACGAATTGGAGAGCTTTCCGGCGGTCAGCAGCAGAGAGCGTTTCTCGCGAGGGCTGTTGCTGGTGGCGCTACCCTGTTTCTGTTGGACGAGCCGTTTTCCGGATTGGATCCATCTGCATCCGAGACCCTTTCACAGATTCTTGTTTCTTTGGTCCAAGAGGGGTCGCTTCTCCTTGCTTCTCACCACGATTTACCCTCCATTCCACAGACCTTTCAAAAAACCCTTCTCCTGCGGACAGAGCAGATAGGGTTCGGTGTTTCCTCGGAGATTCTTTCGCAGACGACGTTGAAGGAGTTTTAG
- a CDS encoding Dabb family protein has translation MIKHIVIWKFKETADGYSKEENMNRVKESLLALKGVVPELLEIEVGRDFNGSPASFEMALYTAFASKEDLESYQIHPEHEKVKDLIGPLTRERAVVDYEV, from the coding sequence ATGATTAAGCACATCGTGATTTGGAAATTTAAGGAAACAGCCGATGGCTATTCGAAGGAAGAGAACATGAATAGGGTCAAAGAATCCCTCCTCGCCTTGAAGGGAGTGGTTCCGGAGCTTTTGGAAATTGAGGTCGGCCGGGATTTCAACGGTTCCCCTGCCTCTTTCGAAATGGCTCTTTACACCGCCTTCGCATCCAAGGAGGACTTGGAGAGTTACCAGATCCATCCTGAGCATGAAAAGGTCAAAGATCTGATTGGACCACTGACCCGTGAGCGCGCGGTCGTCGATTACGAAGTGTGA